One Streptosporangium sp. NBC_01495 DNA window includes the following coding sequences:
- a CDS encoding glycosyltransferase, producing the protein MRVALLTTTQHGHLNPYIPVVNALQNAGSEVALLLLSADGGALDEQRREALGKAQVDVIGQVEMAPWSGDPAKIGPMLQSSPVADQTADALRATAPDFVLVDSLPVTASAMVGAQASGVPYGMIWANLGGVCPSEHRRGRWPYDEQVGDYLTGHGVLWSTRTHSARSPILNLMPTIPALVGDDAVTDDGVQLVGLPGAAGTRGDEVAFSGLDRIDPDRPVVYVSFGTIFYRRPDLLRTVITGAAATGAQVIAAVGDLAEELALPDEVLTAPYLPQREVLERADVFITHGGYNSVAESIRAATPMLVIPLAVDQPVQAYFVGSAGFGTALEPAGVTEQAVADAVTDLLDPARDYRARLRAAQPECGDSAVRMAELVISTVETLRRKGER; encoded by the coding sequence ATGCGCGTCGCCCTCCTCACCACGACTCAGCATGGTCACCTGAACCCGTATATCCCGGTGGTCAATGCGCTCCAAAACGCCGGCAGTGAGGTCGCGCTGCTGCTGTTGTCCGCGGACGGTGGCGCGCTCGACGAGCAGCGTCGCGAGGCCTTGGGCAAGGCGCAGGTCGACGTGATCGGGCAGGTCGAGATGGCGCCGTGGAGCGGCGACCCGGCGAAGATCGGCCCGATGCTCCAGTCGTCGCCGGTGGCAGACCAGACAGCTGACGCGCTCCGTGCGACGGCGCCGGACTTCGTGCTCGTCGATTCACTGCCGGTCACGGCGTCGGCCATGGTCGGCGCACAGGCGTCCGGCGTGCCGTACGGGATGATCTGGGCCAACCTGGGTGGAGTATGCCCGAGCGAGCATCGACGAGGTCGCTGGCCGTACGACGAGCAGGTCGGCGACTATCTGACCGGGCACGGGGTGCTGTGGTCGACCCGGACTCATTCGGCGCGTTCGCCGATTCTCAATTTGATGCCGACGATTCCCGCTCTCGTCGGGGACGACGCGGTCACCGACGACGGTGTGCAACTGGTCGGGTTGCCGGGTGCGGCGGGGACCCGCGGCGACGAGGTCGCCTTCTCGGGCCTGGATCGGATCGACCCCGACCGCCCGGTGGTGTACGTCTCCTTCGGCACGATCTTCTACCGGCGGCCGGACCTGCTGCGCACGGTGATCACCGGGGCGGCGGCGACCGGTGCACAGGTGATCGCCGCGGTAGGAGATCTCGCCGAGGAGCTCGCGCTGCCCGACGAAGTGCTCACCGCCCCGTATCTGCCGCAACGTGAGGTGCTCGAGCGCGCCGACGTGTTCATCACCCATGGCGGATACAACTCCGTGGCGGAGTCGATCCGGGCCGCGACACCGATGCTGGTGATCCCGCTGGCTGTGGATCAGCCTGTCCAGGCGTACTTCGTGGGTAGCGCGGGCTTCGGGACGGCGTTGGAGCCGGCCGGCGTCACCGAGCAGGCGGTCGCTGACGCTGTCACCGATCTGCTCGACCCCGCCCGGGACTACCGGGCCCGGCTGCGCGCCGCGCAGCCGGAGTGCGGCGATTCTGCCGTGCGCATGGCCGAGCTGGTCATCAGCACGGTCGAGACGCTACGGCGAAAGGGGGAGCGGTGA
- a CDS encoding M20/M25/M40 family metallo-hydrolase, whose protein sequence is MDDKDSQLPSKASRRTFLSVSAAAAVTAGVTLDGGPAAAAGSARPAGPGRPVTKQHPDAELRALLRDIDERRIEATIRKLVSFGTRHTLSAQDDPNRGIGAARDWIFAEMKKYAAASGGQMAVELQSYIQQPASRIPTATLITNVVATLRGSVTPDRIYVVSGHYDSRVTDVMNATADAPGANDDASGVAVAMELARVMATRRPKATIVFAAVAGEEQNLYGARYMAGQYKAASADVQAMFTNDIVGSSTADDGTRDPRTVRLFAEGVPTAETPAQANTRRSVGGENDSPARQLARFVTNVADNDATGMNVRIIYRRDRYLRGGDHIGFLEQGYPAARFTEPNENFDHQHQDVRVENGKQFGDLPEFCDFAYIARVARVNAATLWSLAQAPGTPKDVKVRTNQLTNDTDLVWTRGTEPDLAGYEIVWRETTGPDWTHVIPVGDVAEVRIDLSKDNVFFGVRAVDRAGHRSPAGFPVPS, encoded by the coding sequence GTGGATGACAAAGATTCTCAACTCCCCAGTAAAGCCAGCCGTCGTACCTTCCTCTCCGTCTCCGCGGCCGCGGCGGTAACCGCAGGAGTGACCCTCGACGGAGGCCCGGCGGCAGCAGCGGGCTCGGCTCGCCCAGCCGGTCCCGGTCGGCCCGTCACCAAGCAACACCCCGACGCCGAACTGCGCGCTCTGCTACGAGACATCGACGAGCGACGCATCGAGGCCACCATCCGCAAGCTCGTGAGCTTCGGCACCAGGCACACCCTCTCTGCCCAGGACGATCCGAACCGCGGTATCGGCGCCGCCCGCGACTGGATCTTCGCCGAGATGAAGAAGTACGCCGCGGCGTCCGGCGGGCAGATGGCCGTCGAGCTGCAGTCCTACATCCAGCAGCCCGCCTCCCGGATCCCCACCGCCACCCTCATCACCAACGTCGTCGCCACCCTGCGCGGCTCCGTCACCCCTGACCGGATATACGTGGTGTCAGGCCACTACGACTCACGGGTCACCGACGTCATGAACGCCACAGCGGACGCGCCGGGCGCCAACGACGACGCCTCCGGCGTGGCCGTCGCCATGGAACTCGCCCGCGTCATGGCCACCCGCCGGCCCAAGGCCACCATCGTCTTCGCGGCCGTCGCGGGGGAGGAGCAAAACCTGTACGGCGCGAGGTACATGGCCGGGCAGTACAAGGCCGCGTCCGCCGATGTGCAGGCGATGTTCACCAACGACATCGTCGGCAGCAGCACCGCCGACGACGGCACCCGCGATCCCCGCACCGTCCGGCTCTTCGCCGAGGGCGTGCCCACTGCCGAGACCCCCGCTCAGGCGAACACCCGCCGCTCGGTCGGCGGCGAGAACGACTCGCCCGCCCGCCAGCTCGCCCGTTTCGTCACGAACGTCGCCGACAACGATGCCACCGGCATGAACGTCCGGATCATCTACCGCCGTGACCGTTACCTGCGCGGCGGAGACCACATCGGCTTCCTCGAACAGGGCTATCCCGCCGCCCGCTTCACCGAACCCAACGAGAACTTCGACCACCAGCACCAGGACGTACGCGTCGAGAACGGCAAACAGTTCGGCGACCTCCCCGAGTTCTGCGACTTCGCCTACATCGCTCGCGTCGCCCGCGTCAACGCCGCAACCCTCTGGTCACTCGCCCAGGCCCCCGGCACGCCCAAGGACGTCAAGGTCCGCACCAACCAGCTCACCAACGACACCGACCTCGTCTGGACCCGCGGCACCGAACCCGACCTCGCCGGCTACGAAATCGTCTGGCGCGAGACCACCGGCCCCGACTGGACCCACGTCATCCCGGTCGGCGACGTCGCCGAAGTGCGCATCGACCTGTCCAAGGACAATGTCTTCTTCGGTGTACGGGCCGTCGACAGAGCTGGGCACCGCAGCCCCGCCGGCTTCCCCGTGCCTTCCTGA
- a CDS encoding aromatic ring-hydroxylating oxygenase subunit alpha, which yields MTIELQRPVGDPIVIDDLERLSFRVDRRAYTDDDLAAREMTRIFDRCWLYVGHESEVPGPGSYVARDVGGRPVVMARGSDGVIRVFANSCTHRGALICSQPAGQARSFRCPYHDWTFSNQGDLVGVPIPDGYGPGFRKADFGLARHHSDSYRGFVFATFDPEQPRTLTEYLAGATEYLDLIDDQSEVGMEVIQGAQLHGARANWKLMMENSVDIYHFRALHKRYVGYMESLGSVPPRRRGGFGCALGLGHGANELPPAAARPLAYWTPMFGAEVRPRIEATAARFVDRFGAERAERITGTNRAVLIFPNLMIIDAIAITIRKIDPVGAGQMAITSVALAPKDEDPDIRELRKSHYLTFLGPAGFATPDDIEIVESCQRGYLNRTVRYSDLSRGMNKEVPETTDELPAREFWRQWDRLMHGDDGHLEVAHRAETQGAEPR from the coding sequence GTGACGATCGAACTGCAGCGGCCGGTGGGCGACCCGATCGTGATCGATGATCTTGAGCGCCTCTCGTTCCGGGTGGATCGCCGCGCCTACACCGACGACGACCTGGCCGCACGGGAGATGACCAGGATCTTCGATCGCTGCTGGTTGTACGTCGGTCACGAATCGGAGGTGCCCGGGCCGGGCTCCTACGTGGCACGCGACGTCGGCGGGCGCCCGGTGGTCATGGCGCGCGGGTCCGACGGGGTGATCCGGGTGTTCGCGAACAGCTGCACTCACCGCGGGGCTCTGATCTGCTCGCAGCCGGCCGGGCAGGCCAGATCGTTCCGGTGCCCGTATCACGACTGGACGTTCTCCAACCAGGGCGACCTGGTCGGGGTCCCGATCCCGGACGGGTACGGGCCGGGCTTTCGGAAGGCGGACTTCGGCCTGGCGCGGCACCATAGTGACAGTTACCGCGGTTTCGTGTTCGCCACCTTCGATCCGGAGCAGCCGCGCACCTTGACCGAGTACCTGGCGGGTGCGACGGAGTACCTCGATCTGATCGACGACCAGTCCGAGGTCGGGATGGAGGTGATCCAAGGTGCGCAACTCCACGGGGCTCGGGCCAACTGGAAGCTCATGATGGAGAACAGCGTCGACATCTACCACTTCCGGGCCCTGCACAAGCGTTACGTCGGCTACATGGAGTCGCTGGGGTCGGTGCCACCACGACGACGAGGCGGCTTCGGCTGCGCCCTCGGACTGGGGCATGGAGCCAACGAGCTGCCACCGGCGGCAGCCCGCCCGCTCGCCTACTGGACGCCGATGTTCGGCGCCGAGGTCCGGCCGCGGATCGAGGCGACGGCCGCACGGTTCGTCGACCGGTTCGGCGCCGAACGCGCCGAACGGATCACCGGCACCAATCGTGCGGTGCTGATCTTCCCCAACCTGATGATCATCGACGCGATCGCGATCACGATCCGCAAGATCGACCCGGTCGGCGCCGGCCAGATGGCCATCACCTCGGTCGCCCTGGCCCCCAAGGATGAGGATCCGGACATCCGGGAACTCCGCAAGAGTCACTACCTGACGTTCCTCGGCCCCGCCGGCTTCGCCACTCCCGACGACATCGAGATCGTCGAGTCGTGCCAGCGGGGTTATCTCAACCGCACGGTCCGCTACTCGGATCTGTCACGCGGTATGAACAAGGAGGTCCCGGAGACGACCGACGAGCTTCCCGCCCGCGAGTTCTGGCGGCAGTGGGACCGGCTGATGCACGGCGACGACGGTCACCTCGAGGTCGCTCACCGGGCTGAGACGCAAGGGGCGGAACCACGATGA